A stretch of DNA from Micromonospora sp. NBC_01813:
GCCGCCGGCGCTCACCGACGGGGACCCGATCCTGTCCGGAGTGGACGAGGAGCTCGTCGGCACGGTCAACCGGCCCGACGGCACCCGGCAGCTGACCATCGACGGCTGGCCGATCTACTACTACGCCGGCGACGAGAAGCCCGGTGACTGGAAGGGCCAGGGCGTCGGCGGCACCTGGTTCGTCGTCCAGCCGGACGGCACGAAGAACCTGGAATGCCTGCCGGAGGGTACGCCGAAGCCCATCGCGGTGCCGGACGGCGACGGTCGCGACAACATCAACGGCAAAGACGGCTCCAAGGACGGCTCCGACAGCGACTCCGATTTGGGCAGCGACTCGGACAGCTCGGGCGACTACGACTACTGACCCCACGGCGCCCGTTTGAAACGCGGCGGCCGGTCGTTGCCAGGGAGGGCGCGGCCGGCCGCCGCCGCGTATGCGGGAGAGTTCCCGTAGTCACACACGCACGAACAGCGAGCTTGAAATTCACGTTAAGCCACTCCTAAGTGTTCCGTAGTTATGTGAAGCCTTGTTGACTGTTGTGGAGTTTGCTCCATACCTTCGACAGGAAGCGGCGAACGAATACCGCCAACGACTGCGTTGCATCCGGACGACTCAATGTCGTTCGATGAAAGAGGTGGCCCACGTGCACAGCTCCCCACGGCGACGGCGTACCAGTGACCAGAGCGAGGCCCAGCGTCGACCCCGCGGCAGTGTCCGTAGGCGGGTCCTCGCGGTGACCACGATGCTGGCGGTCTTCGGCGGTGTGGTCGCCGTGACCCAGATCTCCTCCGCCGGAACCCGGGGCGACCGGGACCGGGACCGGGACCGCGGCAGCCAGCAATCCCCCGCTCCCGGCGGGTCCGCCGCAGCGCCGAGCGAGGCGCCGGCCGCCCCGACACCCGGCGGGTTGGAGATCCTCGGCAACGACTGCAGCGGCAGCGACCTGCCCGCACACGACGGATTCCAGAATGGTGACCGGTGCGTCAGCACCGCGTTCGGCGAGGTCGGCGACGCGGACACCAACCCTCAGTTGATGATCGTCTCGGCGCCGAACCGGGTCCGGGTCGGCCAGCCCTTCACCTTGCGGGTGAGCAGCCGCAACCTGGTCCGTGACCGGTTCCTGCCCGCCGGACAGGGCGGCTACTACCTGGAGAGTTCCGTCCTGAACGAGGACGGCCTCACCCGGGGTCACTTCCACACCGCGTGCCGGATGCTGACCAGCAACCGCACCGCCCCCGAACCCGGCCCCGTACCGGCGTTCTTCGTGGCGACCGAGGACGGAGGTGGCGGCGCCGGGGCCGACGAGGTGACCGTCCAGGTGCCGGGCCTGCCCTCGACCGGCATCGCCCAGTGCGCCACGTGGGCGGGCGACGGATCCCACCGGGTGCCGATGATGGTGCGGGCCAACCAGATCCCCGCCTTCGACGTGGTACGGGTGGTCGTCACCCGCTGACCGCCGACGCGGCCAGGCCTGGCACAGTGACCGGCATGGTCACCCGGGAACAGTCGGACGGCGCCGCCGCGGCGCCCACCCGGGTGCTGGAGCCGCCGGACGGCTACCACCTGACCGGTTCCCTACGGCCGCTGGCGATGGGACGGCACGATCCCTGTGCCCGCTGGGTCGCCGACACCTTCTGGTGGACCGCCCGTACCCCGGTTGGCCCGGCGTCCCTGGCGCTGCGCCGCGACGGCGGCGAGCTGGTCGCCACCGGACATGGCCCGGGTGCCGCGGCGGTCCTCGACATCGCCGACGCGGTCGCCGGGCTACGCGACGAGGTCCGCGACTTTCTCCCGCTGGCCCGACGACATCCGGTGGTGGCCGCGCTCAGCCGGCGCTTCGCCGGGGTCCGGCTGCCCACCACCGGTCAGGTGTTCGCCCGGACGCTGCGGGCCGTCCTGGAGCAGAAGGTCACCGGAGTCGAAGCCTTCCGGGGGTACGCCGCGATGGTCCGCCGGTTCGGCACGCCGGCGCCCGGACCGGTGCCGGGTCTGTGGGTCAGCCCGGAGCCGGCGGTGATCGCCACGACGCCGTACTGGGAGTTCCATCCCCTCGGCATCGAGCAACGTCGGGCGCAGGTCCTGCGCCGCGCCGCTGCCGTCGCCGCGCGGCTGGAAGCCAGCGGCGACGCCGGCACCGCGACCCGGCGGCTGACGAGCCTGCCCGGCATCGGCCGGTGGACCGCCGCAGAGGTGGTCCGGGTGGTGTTCGGTGCGGCGGACGCGGTGAGCGTCGGCGACTTCCACCTGCCGAACACCGTGGCCTGGGCACTGGCCGGCGAGGCCCGCGGCAGCGACGACCGCATGATCGAGCTGCTGGAGCCGTTCCGGGGCCACCGGGCACGGGTCTGCATGCTGCTGGAGTTGGCGGGCGTGGCCGCGCCACGGTTCGGTCCCCGCGCCCCGCTACGCTCGTTCGCCCGCTTCTGACAGCCGGCGCAGCGCCACCCCCAGCCGCCAGGCGTAGCCGCGCTGGGCCAGCGCGGCGAGCGGTCCGGCCAGCCGCATGATCGGCGCCACCGGCCGGCTGAAGGCCACGACGGACAGCCAGGTGTGCTCGCCGCGCCGCTCGACGAGGAACGCCTCCTCCCCACTGGCCGGATGGCCGGGCAACGTCCCGTAGGCGAATCCGGCCCGATCGGCGTCGTCGACGGCCCACACCACGACGCAGGGCGCGACCAGGCGCAGCGGGCCGACGCCCAGCGCGACCGAGACCCGCACGCCGGGGGCGGCCTGCGGCGCGGTCGCGGTGACCCGTGCTCCGGCCGCGCGGTGCATCCGCCAGGTGAGTACCGCCCGCGCCGCCATCGGGAAACTGCCCGGCCGCAGGCGGGTGCGGTACCGCAGATGGCGGTAGCCGTCGGGTAGCACCGGTGGCGGCGCCACGGTGCCGGTCACCCGGCGCAGCAGTTCACCAGTGGCTCCGGCTTGAGGATAGGTAACGTCCAGCACCCCAGCATTGTGCCAATCGGCTGCTTGCTGTTCCGGCAATTCGCGGCAAGGCCGGACTGTCGGACCGGGATGGTTCACTGGGTGGGTGAACCTGCCGCTCGCCCCGCCGCTGGAACCGATGTTGGCCAAGCCGGTCGCCACGATGCCCGTCGCCGCGCAGATGAGCTACGAGCCGAAGTGGGACGGCTACCGGTGCATCATCTTTCGTGACGGCGACGAAGTGGAGTTGGCCAGCCGTGGCGGCAAGACACTCACCAGGTACTTCCCCGAGGTCATCGACCAGGTGCTGCGTCAGTTCCCGGACCGGATCGTGGTGGACGGCGAGTTGGTGGTGATCCGACAGGACGGCACCCGGTCGCGGCTCGACTTCGACCTGCTGGGCCAGCGCATCCACCCGGCGGCGTCCCGGGTGCGGTTGCTCGCCGACCAGACCCCCGCGTCCTTCGTGGCCTTCGACCTGCTGGCGCTCGGCGACGAATCGCTGCTCGACGAGTCGTTTCCCACCCGCCGCGCGAAACTGGCCGACGCACTGGCCTCGATCGTCGCGCCGATGCACCTCACCCCGGTCACCACGGACCCGGACACCGCCCGACGCTGGTTCGAGATCTTCGAGGGCGCCGGTCTCGACGGAGTGATCGCCAAGCCCGCCGACCTGCGCTACGAGCCCGGCAAGCGGTTGATGTTCAAGGTCAAACACGCCCGGACCGCCGACGTGGTGGTCGCCGGCTACCGCTGGCACAAGTCGGGGCCGGTGGTCGGCTCGCTGCTGCTGGGCCTGTACGACGACGCGGGGACACTGCACCACGTCGGCGTCAGCGCGTCGTTCACCGCCGCCCGCCGGGCCGAGCTCGTCGAGGAGTTGGCGCCGCTGGGAATCGCTGCCGCCGAGCACCCGTGGGCCGCCGGTGACCAGACCGCCGGGCAGCGGGTGCCAGGGGCGCCGAGCCGGTGGAGCGGCGGCAAGAACCTCGAATGGCAGCCGCTGCGACCGGACCTGGTCGCCGAGGTCGGCTACGACGCGATGGAGGGCGACCGGTTCCGGCACACCGCGCGCTTCCTGCGCTGGCGGTCGGATCGCGAGCCGCGGTCCTGCCGGTACGACCAGTTGGAACGACCAGTCCGCTTCGATGTCGAGCGGGTCCTGGCCGGCGACCCGACCGGGCAGCGTTGACCCGGCACCGCCGTCGGGCGCGCACCGCCGCCGCGCTCGCCGTTGTCCTGACCGGGTTGGTCGGCTGCTCGCCAGAGCCGGCCACGCAACGGTCGCCGGCCACCGTTGCCGACACCGCAGACTGGCGGCCCTGCCCCGAGGAGGCACGGCAGCGGTACGGCGCGGTCCCCGACGACCTCAGCTACGACTGCGCCAGCATCGACGTGCCGGTGGACTGGTCCGCCGGCCCGGCCGGCGGGACCCTGTCGCTGGCACTTGTCCGGGCCCGGTCCACCCAGCAGCAGGACCGGATCGGTTCACTCGTGGTCAACCCGGGTGGGCCAGGAGTCTCCGGCATCGACGCCGCCCTGCGACTCGCGCTGGGCGAACGGTCCGGCGGCCTGCCCGACGAGGTGCTGCGCCGGTTCGACGTGGTCGGATTCGACCCACGCGGGGTGTCCCGCTCCGGCGGCATCACCTGCGGCGACGACGCCGACTGGGACGCCGTCTTCGGCGCCGACCCGAACCCCCGCGACGACGCGGCGTTCGCCGAGGCCGTGCGCGTCAGCCAGCGGATCGCGGCGAGCTGCGCGGCCCGCCACGGCGACCAGCTGGGCGCGTACTCCACCCACCAGACCGCGCAGGACCTGGACGCGGTACGCGCGGCGGTCGGCGACGACCAGCTGACCTACCTCGGCTACTCGTACGGCAGTCTGCTGGGCGCCACCTACGCGCATCTGTTCCCGGACCAGGTCCGGGCGCTGGTGCTCGACGGCGCTATCGATCCACACCAGGACCCGGTGACCGGATCACTCGGGCAGGCCGCCGGGTTCGAGCGGGCCTTCGACGCGTTCGCCCGCTGGTGTGCCGACGCGCCCCGGGACTGCCCGATCAGCG
This window harbors:
- a CDS encoding DNA-3-methyladenine glycosylase family protein; this translates as MVTREQSDGAAAAPTRVLEPPDGYHLTGSLRPLAMGRHDPCARWVADTFWWTARTPVGPASLALRRDGGELVATGHGPGAAAVLDIADAVAGLRDEVRDFLPLARRHPVVAALSRRFAGVRLPTTGQVFARTLRAVLEQKVTGVEAFRGYAAMVRRFGTPAPGPVPGLWVSPEPAVIATTPYWEFHPLGIEQRRAQVLRRAAAVAARLEASGDAGTATRRLTSLPGIGRWTAAEVVRVVFGAADAVSVGDFHLPNTVAWALAGEARGSDDRMIELLEPFRGHRARVCMLLELAGVAAPRFGPRAPLRSFARF
- a CDS encoding DUF1990 family protein, which translates into the protein MLDVTYPQAGATGELLRRVTGTVAPPPVLPDGYRHLRYRTRLRPGSFPMAARAVLTWRMHRAAGARVTATAPQAAPGVRVSVALGVGPLRLVAPCVVVWAVDDADRAGFAYGTLPGHPASGEEAFLVERRGEHTWLSVVAFSRPVAPIMRLAGPLAALAQRGYAWRLGVALRRLSEAGERA
- a CDS encoding ATP-dependent DNA ligase gives rise to the protein MNLPLAPPLEPMLAKPVATMPVAAQMSYEPKWDGYRCIIFRDGDEVELASRGGKTLTRYFPEVIDQVLRQFPDRIVVDGELVVIRQDGTRSRLDFDLLGQRIHPAASRVRLLADQTPASFVAFDLLALGDESLLDESFPTRRAKLADALASIVAPMHLTPVTTDPDTARRWFEIFEGAGLDGVIAKPADLRYEPGKRLMFKVKHARTADVVVAGYRWHKSGPVVGSLLLGLYDDAGTLHHVGVSASFTAARRAELVEELAPLGIAAAEHPWAAGDQTAGQRVPGAPSRWSGGKNLEWQPLRPDLVAEVGYDAMEGDRFRHTARFLRWRSDREPRSCRYDQLERPVRFDVERVLAGDPTGQR
- a CDS encoding alpha/beta hydrolase codes for the protein MTRHRRRARTAAALAVVLTGLVGCSPEPATQRSPATVADTADWRPCPEEARQRYGAVPDDLSYDCASIDVPVDWSAGPAGGTLSLALVRARSTQQQDRIGSLVVNPGGPGVSGIDAALRLALGERSGGLPDEVLRRFDVVGFDPRGVSRSGGITCGDDADWDAVFGADPNPRDDAAFAEAVRVSQRIAASCAARHGDQLGAYSTHQTAQDLDAVRAAVGDDQLTYLGYSYGSLLGATYAHLFPDQVRALVLDGAIDPHQDPVTGSLGQAAGFERAFDAFARWCADAPRDCPISADPAGTLDEMTDRARQAPASTTAGRAATPGWIFYAVVASLYDESGWAPLARALAALRDGDPDPVFTLADGYTGRDPAGGYDGLFAANLAINCADAEVDLSTEQIRQLQQQWGQQHPRFGPALAVGLLACVDWPATADPYPVGPAAGAPPILVVGTTGDPATPYEQAPRLAELLGTGVLVTWDGNGHTAYPHADCVAAAVDAYLIDLTVPDDGLRCPA